In a genomic window of Bacillus rossius redtenbacheri isolate Brsri chromosome 4 unlocalized genomic scaffold, Brsri_v3 Brsri_v3_scf4_2, whole genome shotgun sequence:
- the LOC134542277 gene encoding uncharacterized protein K02A2.6-like, with amino-acid sequence MESFKPPPALLLDGNLCEHFRRFKQSFDIFMLATGYESKPSAVKAAMWLNLIGDEAVELFNTFDLPAEDRRDFEKVLRAFEHYCNPVKNIVVERYKFNCRSQEEGEPFDSFVRDLKKLVQSCDFKDQTDSVVRDRIVLGIRDKGLQERLLREPDLSLSRAMEQCRVAELGKQRADAIQTKAVNPVNRREDSSDDEIHPRGGTVETVWRNRRKQKSTEQQQVPYKGGAEQKHVQQGSPKCRRCGRVHRKNECPAFGKKCYKCMKFNHFATVCTNQVEEVRLTGGEMEEFFVSTLEVAEATTGVEDAKPGRKEWIQEMWVEGKTVYFKLDTGSEVNIISQSIVKQLARPTQLKWSHITLEGFGGKKVKPVGVIKLMCGVNTADGAQECLEFVVVEDGSCRMPILGLPGCVCLKLVSRSFVHTLHSSVLSEDKFLSEFADVFQGVGCIPNKCTLVVDKSVQPVAKPPRRVPFALRDRLKIKLDELVKLGIIAKVDQPTGWVSNLTVVEKGDKSLRLCLDPVDLNKAICREYHMIPTLEELSCQLNNKSIFTVLDLKDGFYQVELDEESSMYCTFSTPFGCYKFLRLPFGLSSAPEIFQRINMQNFGDIPVVLVYFDDLLIAAANEVEHDQILLQVAQRARALNVKFNVRKIQFKKKEARYFGHVFSSNGMQPDPDQVRAILALQTPTNKVELQRVLGFISYLRKFLPNLASIIAPLRELLKNDTEWQWLPVHTDVLQQVKELISKAPVLGLYDPNKKLSIQCDASKDGLGCCLMCDDQPISYASRSLSSAEKNYAQVEKEMLSIVFAARKFHHYIYGRHVIVHTDHKPLVPVFKKSIADVYSVRLQRMKIRLLRYTLSVEYLPGKLMHVADLLSRAYLPEVEHADEDLSAEMVHLVSVSDTSQVSTTRKDEFRRETAKDTALCEVMRYCQNGWPEHKHQVSQQAQMYFVQRNCLHLDKGLVFLNDRIVVPVALRQQMLLLLHEGHLGIERTKARARQVLYWPKMAEDIEILVNRCFTCQKFRSQNKAEPLISHNIPELPFEKLGIDLCDYGGNSYMVVIDYYSKWIEIVPVANKQANEVIRGLKSVFATHGVPKLIISDNMPFNSYKYRQFAMSWDFEVVTASPHYPKSNGLAERAVQIAKNMLRRCSDSSSDLPVMLLEYRNTPLTAVGLSPAQLLMSRRVRTKLPMRQQLLQPEVQGKVAEELRNRQAKIKQWYDQRARKATEFEHQDRVLLNRNNQWEPAEIVHKSSTPRSYVVRDQDGQHVRRNSHHLRPSSLAPELHRRRSSLDSDDEFRGFPAEDEAGGESQGAGSRVRQGECPPALMSGKEKVNVSRCTKSGREVKVPARYKD; translated from the coding sequence ATGGAATCGTTTAAGCCACCGCCGGCGCTGCTTCTAGATGGAAATCTGTGTGAACACTTTCGGCGGTTCAAACAGAGCTTTGATATTTTTATGCTGGCGACTGGATATGAGTCCAAACCATCGGCAGTCAAGGCGGCGATGTGGTTAAACCTCATAGGAGACGAGGCTGTTGAGTTGTTCAACACATTCGATCTTCCAGCGGAAGACCGTAGGGATTTTGAAAAGGTGTTGCGAGCATTTGAACATTATTGTAACCCTGTAAAAAATATCGTAGTTGAGCGGTACAAGTTTAATTGCCGATCTCAGGAAGAGGGAGAGCCGTTTGACTCGTTTGTGAGAGATTTAAAAAAGCTGGTTCAAAGTTGTGACTTCAAGGACCAGACAGACAGTGTTGTGCGGGACAGAATAGTTTTGGGCATTCGGGACAAAGGGCTGCAGGAACGTTTGTTGCGTGAACCGGATCTCAGCTTGTCACGGGCAATGGAACAGTGTAGGGTGGCTGAGCTAGGCAAGCAACGTGCCGACGCTATACAAACCAAAGCTGTCAATCCTGTTAATCGGCGTGAGGATTCGTCGGATGATGAAATTCACCCGAGAGGAGGCACAGTTGAAACTGTGTGGCGAAATAGAAGAAAGCAGAAATCAACTGAACAGCAGCAGGTACCATACAAAGGGGGGGCTGAACAGAAGCATGTGCAACAAGGAAGTCCTAAGTGCCGAAGGTGCGGGAGGGTACATAGGAAGAATGAGTGCCCTGcctttggaaaaaaatgttacaagtgCATGAAGTTCAATCATTTTGCAACCGTGTGCACCAACCAAGTTGAAGAGGTTAGGTTAACGGGAGGTGAGATGGAAGAGTTCTTTGTCAGCACATTAGAAGTGGCAGAAGCAACGACCGGAGTGGAGGATGCCAAGCCAGGCCGAAAGGAGTGGATCCAAGAAATGTGGGTTGAAGGTAAGACTGTATATTTCAAGCTTGATACGGGCTCAGAGGTAAATATCATATCACAGAGTATTGTGAAGCAGCTGGCTCGCCCAACCCAGTTGAAATGGTCACACATAACACTCGAAGGGTTCGGCGGCAAAAAAGTGAAACCAGTGGGTGTCATTAAGCTAATGTGTGGAGTAAATACAGCAGATGGTGCTCAGGAGTGCCTGgagtttgttgttgttgaagaTGGTAGCTGCAGAATGCCCATTCTTGGACTGCCAGGATGCGTGTGTTTGAAGTTAGTTTCTCGCAGTTTTGTCCACACCTTACACAGTAGCGTTTTATCGGAAGATAAGTTCCTCTCAGAATTTGCAGATGTATTTCAGGGAGTCGGGTGTATTCCGAACAAGTGCACATTGGTAGTAGATAAATCTGTTCAGCCAGTTGCTAAACCACCTCGAAGAGTGCCCTTTGCCTTAAGAGATAGATTAAAAATCAAGTTGGACGAGCTTGTTAAGCTAGGAATTATTGCCAAGGTTGATCAGCCAACTGGATGGGTTAGCAACCTAACTGTTGTTGAAAAGGGCGACAAAAGTCTCAGACTCTGTCTAGATCCAGTAGACCTGAATAAGGCAATTTGCAGGGAGTATCACATGATACCAACATTAGAGGAGTTGAGCTGCCAGCTGAACAATAAGTCCATTTTCACAGTGTTGGACCTGAAAGATGGGTTTTACCAGGTGGAACTAGATGAGGAATCAAGTATGTACTGCACTTTCAGCACACCATTTGGATGTTATAAATTTCTCAGGCTCCCATTTGGGTTATCGAGTGCACCTGAAATTTTTCAACGAATAAACATGCAAAACTTTGGTGATATTCCAGTGGTACTAGTATACTTTGATGACCTCTTGATTGCTGCTGCAAATGAAGTTGAGCACGATCAAATATTGTTACAGGTAGCACAGAGAGCGAGAGCGCTAAATGTGAAGTTCAATGTACGCAAGATTCAGTTCAAAAAGAAGGAGGCAAGGTATTTTGGGCATGTGTTCTCCTCAAATGGTATGCAGCCAGATCCCGACCAGGTGCGAGCTATTCTAGCACTACAAACACCCACCAACAAAGTTGAGCTGCAAAGAGTGTTGGGTTTCATCAGCTACTTAAGGAAGTTTTTACCTAACTTAGCTAGCATCATAGCTCCACTGAGGGAACTCCTGAAGAACGATACTGAGTGGCAGTGGTTACCAGTGCACACTGATGTGTTGCAGCAAGTCAAGGAGTTGATCAGCAAGGCACCAGTACTCGGCTTGTATGACCCCAACAAAAAACTGTCCATTCAGTGTGATGCCTCAAAAGATGGACTGGGATGTTGTTTAATGTGTGATGATCAGCCGATCAGCTATGCTTCCCGAAGTTTGTCCTCAGCAGAAAAGAATTATGCACAAGTCGAGAAGGAAATGCTCAGTATTGTGTTTGCAGCGAGAAAGTTTCATCACTACATATATGGAAGGCATGTCATAGTACACACAGACCACAAACCATTAGTTCCAGTGTTTAAGAAAAGTATAGCAGATGTGTATTCTGTTAGACTTCAACGGATGAAAATCAGGCTGCTACGGTACACGCTGTCGGTAGAGTATCTTCCAGGCAAACTCATGCATGTAGCAGACTTACTGTCAAGGGCGTATTTGCCAGAAGTGGAACATGCAGATGAAGATTTGTCTGCAGAAATGGTTCACCTTGTGAGTGTGAGTGATACAAGTCAGGTGTCGACTACTAGAAAGGATGAGTTCAGGCGGGAAACTGCTAAGGATACAGCACTGTGTGAGGTTATGAGGTACTGTCAAAATGGGTGGCCAGAACACAAACATCAAGTCAGCCAGCAAGCTCAAATGTACTTTGTCCAAAGGAATTGCTTGCATCTCGACAAGGGTCTAGTGTTCTTAAATGATCGCATTGTAGTGCCAGTGGCATTGAGGCAGCAGATGCTACTCTTACTCCATGAGGGCCACTTAGGCATAGAAAGAACCAAAGCACGAGCCAGGCAAGTACTGTATTGGCCAAAAATGGCAGAAGACATTGAGATATTGGTAAATAGGTGTTTCACATGCCAAAAATTCAGAAGCCAGAATAAAGCAGAACCACTCATATCTCACAACATTCCAGAATTACCGTTTGAGAAACTTGGTATTGATCTTTGTGACTATGGGGGCAACAGCTATATGGTTGTCATTGACTACTATTCCAAGTGGATTGAAATAGTACCAGTAGCAAATAAACAAGCCAATGAAGTCATAAGAGGACTGAAATCTGTGTTTGCTACTCATGGTGTGCCAAAGCTCATTATTTCAGACAATATGCCATTTAACTCCTATAAATACAGGCAGTTCGCAATGAGTTGGGACTTCGAAGTAGTGACAGCAAGTCCTCACTACCCAAAGTCGAATGGGCTTGCAGAACGAGCAGTGCAGATTGCTAAGAACATGTTGAGGAGGTGTTCGGATTCGTCTAGTGATCTACCTGTCATGTTACTAGAGTACAGAAACACTCCTCTGACTGCTGTAGGCCTGTCACCAGCACAGTTGCTAATGAGTCGCCGGGTAAGGACGAAACTACCAATGAGGCAGCAGTTACTACAACCGGAAGTGCAGGGAAAGGTAGCAGAAGAACTACGTAACAGGCAAGCGAAGATCAAACAGTGGTATGATCAACGGGCAAGAAAGGCAACCGAGTTCGAGCACCAAGATAGGGTCTTGTTAAATAGAAACAATCAGTGGGAACCAGCAGAAATTGTACACAAGTCTTCGACTCCGAGATCATACGTTGTCCGTGATCAGGATGGCCAGCACGTGCGGAGGAACTCCCATCACTTGAGACCATCCAGCCTTGCTCCTGAGTTGCATAGGAGAAGGTCCAGCCTGGACTCTGATGATGAGTTCCGGGGGTTCCCAGCAGAAGACGAGGCAGGAGGAGAGTCGCAGGGAGCAGGGTCAAGAGTGCGGCAGGGAGAGTGCCCACCAGCACTGATGAGTGGTAAGGAAAAGGTCAATGTGTCGAGATGTACAAAAAGTGGACGTGAGGTGAAAGTGCCAGCAAGATACAAAGACTAG
- the LOC134542438 gene encoding baculoviral IAP repeat-containing protein 6-like: protein MAETLDHQNNRSETSQAKTILLQEYMSWSDENNNLFKLVSDCVCDDGRISLVFSVGQEGDCFTLYCPPSYPHYSDNFFVEGSSSFQIWLNCLNEFILDSEMTLSLTAILNKAAATHSTNRRMSVCSSSSGSDTDFCYSSDKDNEDDDFEMSIFLKRKRWRQKEAQLRAANKMPKTSDMFNGTLKDHPNQVFSNSAATGILTNDLVAIMESQKTTGINAEPVDDNIYLWSVFLSDFSNNSELRQDLEQLKSQFGYDYIELELKFTMDLYPFYPPIVRVVRPRLLGSMMLRVACMDHLMLSHWNPARSMLSVLQEIKEFLSQWARLDVPSQRNSISMCPFGAYTSIENHLLWLAFVTEIPSRTNVYLSYEKQPSNTQFPNVDSSQQKAVGKNSKWNAQQFFPSGTGYSSCCQPGWDINSYVAAQQEKDKQIVNVLQKILLELKNIRLKINSSVQEQGNTYSSFQISADTPEEEKMQVEEATPGNCGDCGMTDNAALVEPLLFEILEQSALIPFLETKLQVDTFLEMCQHIPVYQCVMDIIKEFALQPSLVRLLWTLPDQVQSLYTLVTKLQKKVCFILEKVNKSSANGNASHSDDSQINVSEEESLVKDVQEMSNVVSIALENSDFFKAETCNNGELLPPIQPSDPGKSFKDKYMKALKDMQVLSCDIEVVGARSHSFSDEFVKSLAPNASQVMRIAQEVAALSTSLPLDVESSIFVRTDDSKCTLLRALIIGPEGTPYSGGCFQFDIMFPFTYPSAPPLVRFYTKAYGLFRFNPNLYSCGNVCLSLLGTWPGPKSEQWNKDTSTLLQVLISIQSLIFVAEPYFNEPGYERRIGTSIGASMSQNYNENVLLKTVQYAMVEQLRCPSSGFEDVVHTHFALKKDRILEELGNHQKRKFSNNLKVQIEAFKKELKKLPEL, encoded by the exons ATGGCTGAAACTTTAGATCACCAAAACAACAGGAGTGAAACATCACAGGCAAAAACCATATTATTGCAAGAATATATGAGCTGGTCAGATGAAAACAACAATTTATTCAAACTTGTCTCGGATTGTGTTTGTGATGATGGCAGGATAAGTTTAGTTTTTTCTGTGGGTCAAGAAGGCGATTGTTTTACCTTATATTGCCCTCCCAGTTACCCACACTATAGTGACAACTTTTTCGTGGAAGGTTCATCAAGTTTTCAGATTTGGCTTAATTGTTTGAATGAATTTATTCTTGATTCTGAAATGACATTGAGTTTGACTGCAATTTTAAACAAAGCAGCTGCCACTCACAGTACGAATAGGCGAATGTCTGTGTGTTCAAGTTCTTCAGGATCTGATACAGATTTTTGCTACTCTTCAGATAAAGATAATGAAGATGATGATTTTGAAATGTCCATATTCCTAAAAAGAAAAAGGTGGCgacaaaaggaagcacagttgCGCGCTGCAAACAAAATGCCTAAAACTTCAGACATGTTCAATGGTACACTTAAAGATCATCCAAATCAAGTCTTTAGCAATTCTGCTGCAACGGGTATTTTAACCAATGATTTGGTTGCCATAATGGAATCCCAGAAAACGACGGGTATAAATGCCGAACCAGTAGATGATAACATCTACCTCTGGTCAGTGTTTTTATCAGATTTCAGCAACAACTCTGAACTACGTCAAGACCTAGAACAGTTAAAATCACAGTTTGGCTATGATTACATTGAACTGGAGTTGAAATTTACAATGGATTTGTACCCATTTTATCCACCTATTGTGCGTGTAGTCCGCCCTCGGTTGCTAGGGTCCATGATGCTGCGTGTTGCATGCATGGATCATCTGATGCTGTCTCATTGGAATCCAGCACGCAGCATGCTGTCTGTCCTCCAAGAAATAAAGGAATTCCTCAGTCAGTGGGCACGGCTGGATGTGCCCAGTCAGCGGAACTCTATTAGCATGTGCCCTTTTGGAGCGTACACGTCAATAGAGAATCACTTGCTGTGGTTGGCATTTGTGACTGAAATACCGTCTCGTACCAATGTGTATCTGTCTTATGAGAAGCAGCCTTCAAACACTCAATTTCCTAATGTTGACTCGAGCCAACAAAAAGCAGTAGGCAAAAACTCCAAATGGAATGCTCAACAGTTTTTCCCATCAGGTACAGGCTACAGCTCCTGCTGTCAGCCGGGCTGGGACATAAATAGCTACGTTGCAGCTCAGCAGGAAAAAGACAAGCAGATAGTAAATGTGCTGCAAAAGATTCTGCTCGAGCTGAAGAATATCAGACTCAAAATAAATTCTAGTGTTCAGGAACAGGGCAATACTTACTCCAGTTTTCAAATTTCTGCTGACACACCGGAAGAAGAGAAAATGCAAGTGGAGGAAGCAACGCCAGGAAATTGTGGAGACTGTGGTATGACCGATAATGCTGCACTGGTGGAGCCattattgtttgaaattttggAGCAGTCTGCTCTTATACCGTTCCTAGAGACAAAACTTCAGGTGGATACATTCTTGGAGATGTGCCAGCATATTCCGGTGTATCAGTGCGTCATGGACATAATCAAGGAGTTTGCACTGCAGCCATCGCTTGTCCGACTCCTGTGGACGTTGCCGGACCAGGTACAGTCCTTATACACCCTTGTGACTAAGCTGCAGAAGAAAGTGTGCTTCATTTTGGAGAAAGTGAACAAGTCATCTGCCAATGGGAATGCTTCGCACAGTGATGATTCACAAATAAATGTATCTGAGGAGGAATCGTTGGTAAAAGATGTGCAGGAAATGAGTAATGTTGTGTCAATAGCATTGGAGAACAGCGACTTTTTCAAAGCAGAAACGTGTAACAACGGAGAGCTGTTACCACCCATCCAACCATCAGATCCAGGAAAGTCATTTAAGGATAAATATATGAAGGCACTGAAAGACATGCAAGTCTTAAGCTGTGATATTGAAG TGGTGGGTGCACGATCACATAGCTTCAGCGATGAGTTTGTAAAATCTCTGGCTCCAAATGCTTCGCAGGTGATGAGGATTGCACAGGAAGTAGCTGCCTTGTCAACGTCACTACCCCTTGATGTAGAGTCTTCTATTTTTGTACGCACT GATGATTCCAAATGCACATTGCTGAGAGCACTCATAATTGG ACCAGAAGGCACACCATATTCTGGAGGATGCTTCCAGTTCGACATAATGTTTCCTTTCACGTACCCAAGTGCACCACCGCTAGTGCGTTTTTACACGAAAGCTTACGGACTGTTTCGTTTCAACCCGAACTTGTACAGCTGCGGCAACGTGTGCCTGTCGCTTCTAGGGACGTGGCCCGGTCCGAAGAGCGAGCAGTGGAACAAGGATACGTCCACTCTCTTGCAG GTGCTGATCTCTATCCAAAGTTTGATATTTGTAGCGGAACCATATTTCAACGAACCTGGCTATGAGAGGAGGATTGGCACCTCCATAGGAGCGTCGATGAGTCAGAACTACAACGAGAATGTTCTGCTGAAGACGGTTCAGTATGCCATGGTCGAACAACTCCGGTGCCCGAGCTCTGGATTTGAAGACGTGGTGCACACTCACTTCGCCCTCAAGAAGGATAGGATTCTAGAG GAACTAGGGAATCATCAGAAGAGaaagttttcaaataacttgaaGGTTCAAATTGAAGCTTTTAAAAAAGAACTGAAGAAGTTACCAGAGCTGTAG